In the genome of Photobacterium sp. TY1-4, one region contains:
- the recX gene encoding recombination regulator RecX — MKKAPPKQTVKEAAVGYLSRRDHAEKELRQKLKNRGYSTEEVAEAIAYCQDYNWLDDARYAGMMLRSGIAKGWGSLRIRQEMKLKGVHDTIIRQTLDACEHDWYTQARDIARRKFGEGSADTPKEKARRFRFLQYRGFDFDQIQYALGNDEAF, encoded by the coding sequence ATGAAAAAAGCACCACCCAAACAGACGGTGAAAGAGGCCGCCGTCGGTTATCTGTCACGCCGGGATCACGCGGAAAAAGAGTTGCGGCAGAAACTGAAAAATCGGGGCTACAGTACCGAGGAAGTGGCTGAAGCGATTGCGTATTGTCAGGATTACAACTGGCTGGATGATGCCCGTTATGCTGGCATGATGCTGCGAAGCGGGATCGCCAAGGGGTGGGGAAGCCTGCGGATCCGTCAGGAAATGAAGCTCAAAGGTGTCCATGACACCATTATCCGCCAGACGCTGGATGCGTGCGAGCATGACTGGTATACGCAGGCCCGCGACATTGCCCGACGCAAGTTTGGCGAGGGTTCGGCCGACACCCCGAAAGAGAAAGCCCGGCGCTTTCGTTTTCTGCAATACCGGGGGTTTGACTTTGATCAGATCCAGTACGCCCTGGGCAATGACGAAGCCTTCTGA